The genomic stretch TGCTGGGGGCGATCCCGCTGCTGCTCGGCGGCAGCAAGGCTCAGCAGCGCAAATACCTGCCGGGAATTGCCGACGGGTCGCTGAAAGCGACGCTGGCGCAGGTGGAAGAAAGCGGGCGTTGGGACGCCGGCGGCATCGTGCTGCCCGCGACCAAGACCGACAACGGCTACACGCTCAACGGCACCAAGCTGTTCGTGCACGATGCCCATAACGCCGACTTGCTGGTTGTCCCGGCACGGACCGCGGGCAAGGGCGAGAAGGGCATCACGCTGTTCCTGGTCGACGCTAAGGCACCCGGCGTTTCAATCTCTGTGCTCAAGACCATGGACCAGACGCGCAAGCTCTGCGAGGTCACCTTCAACAACGCCGGCGTCGGCAAAGACGCCGTGCTCGGGCGCGTCGGCGCGGGCTGGCCGTTGCTCGATCGCATCAGCGATCGCGCCAAGGTCGCGCTCTGCGCCGAGATGTGCGGCGGCGCCCAGCGGGTACTCGAGCTCAGCGTCGACTACGCCAAGGTGCGCGAGCAGTTCGGCAAGCCCATCGGCAGCTTCCAGGCGATTCAGCACAAGTGCGCCAACATGATGGTGCAGGTCGAAAGCTCGAAATCGGCGACCTACTACGCCGCCTGGGCGGTGGCGAACGATGTTCCGGAAGCTCACCTGGCCGCGTGCATGGCCAAGGCCTATTGCTCGGATGCTTACCGGCTGGTGAGCGGCGAAGGTATCCAGATCCACGGCGGCATCGGCTTCACCTGGGAGCACGACATGCACCTGTACTTCAAGCGCGCCAAGGGCTCGGAGGTGACTTACGGCGATGCCACCTGGAACCGCGAGCTGGTGGCCCAGGTGGTGCTCGATCAGCCGCAAGTGGCCGCGTCGAGTTAGCGCGCGCGCTGGGTTTCGGTCAAAAACCGCCTGACCTCTTGCACCGTCGCCGCCGGGTTGTCGAGAAAGACGTGATGGCCCGCGCGCGGGATCTGCACCAGGCGGGAGTGCGGCAGGCGTGACAACAGCGCAATTGCCGCCGCCCGATCCATCACCGCCGACTCACTGCCGCGCAAGAATAGGGTGGGACAAGTGAGGCGATCGAGTTGACCGGCAACCTCGAGCGGGGCGGCTTGGCACAGCGTCTCGCGGTCGAAATTGAGCGTGAACCCGGTTGTACCGTTGGTCACCCGCGCCAGCAGCGCCTCGGCCAGCGCGTTCATCACCTGGTTGCTTGAAGCCGGCGCAAGGTTCTTACGCAAATACGCCTCGGCCTCGCCCCTTGTGGCGAATACTGGATGCGGCTTGCTGCCGGCCTCCCGCAAGTGTTCGGTCTGCCAAGCAGGCGGCGGGATGTTGATGTCGATCGAGACCAGTGCGCGGGTGCGCTCGGGATGGCGTACCGCGTAACCGGCACACAGCAGCCCCCCAAACGAGTGGCCGACGAGCGCCAGCGAGTTGACCCCGAGCTCGGCGACGAGCGCTTCCAGGTCTTCGAGGTATGCTTCCGCCGTGTAAGTGCCCGGACACGGGCTGCCACCGTGGCCACGCAGATCCGGCGCAACGACATGGACCAGATCAGCTAGACCTTCCGCCAGCGGCTCCCAGATGCGCCCACAGCCGGCCAGACCATGGACGAGCAAGACCGCCGGCAAGCTGCGGTTACCCCATTCTCTATACGCAAGTGCGATTGCCGCCATGGCTCACTACCCAACAACCGGGAGGGAACTAGGTGAGCCCCGAGCCTCTGTCAAGTGAATTTTGCACCCTCGAACTTTGGTGGCCGTTCTTGCGGCGGGCAACCGGGCTGTGGTACCCGAGTCTCACACCATGGCCCGTCTGATCAAACGCTACGGCAACCGCAAGCTCTACGACACCAAGGCAAGCGCCTACATCACGCTCGACGGCATCAAAGACCTGGTCCGGCGGGGCGAAGATCTGCGGGTTACCGATAACGATACCGGCGAGGATCTGACCGCGGTGACCTTCGCGCAGATCATCTTCGAGGAGGAGAAGCGCAAGAGTGGGCTGCTGTCGCTGTCGGCCTTGCGCTGGATTATTCACCAAGGCGGCGAGGCGGTGCACGAGATCATGGGGCGCGTCGAACGTGGGCGCGAGGCGCTCGATAGCGCGCGCGAGTCGGTCGAGAAAGGCGTGCAGCAGTTGGTTGGCGGCGGCGACAAGGGCGGCCGCAGCCTGATCGGTGGCTTCCTGGAGCAACCGCAGAAGCAGCTCGATCACTTGCAGAAGCGCATCGACACCCAGGTGCGCGAATCGGTGGACCGCATCGCCAGCCACCCGGCGATTCAGCGCGAGATCACCCGGCTGGAACGGAGCGTGAAGCGCCTGGAGCAGCAACTGGCGCGGCTCAAGCGCCCCGCGCGCACGCGCCGCGGCAAGCCGAAGTCTTCATAATCCACACTGCGCCGTCTCTCCAAGTGCCGAGCGAGCCGGCACGGAGCGCATCTCATTGGCCTCGCGGAGTTCAGCGACGCCGGACGTCTGGCCGGGTGGCTCGCGAAGCCACCGGTCAAGTCGCGCTCGCTCTGCTCCTACTGGTCCTAGGGGTTTTTCCTAACTTGACCGCAGCCAGCCATTGGCCGTAGCCTGACGACAAGTGCAGAAGCAGCGCACAGCCGAGCTTGACGGGGTGCGCATGGCGTTGGTTCCAGGCGCAATGTTCAGGGTGAACTCGATCGCGTGCGATCGGTGAGGATTCAGCTATGACCACATTGTCGTTGGCTACTGCAGTAGAAGAGGCCGAGTTGTTGCTCGCGTTCGCCGTGAGGCGAGGCCTGCTGGCCGACCAGACGCTGGCTGCGGCAGTCAGCGAGTGCCGGCAGGCGGTGGCGACGACGACGCCATTGGCGGACGAGTCGCGCTTTTGGTCCGCCTTCAACCGCCTCGCGGCACTGGTGCAACCGGCGACCGTCGAGAGCATTCGCGCCACCACCCCGGCGGCACGCGATGGCTCCGACAGCAAGGCCGACGAGGCAGTCAAGCGCTACCGCAACTTGGCGCTGGCAACGTTAGTGACACTGGTGGCGGCGCAGGTGTACTACCTAGTCGGCGCAACCGCTATAAGTCGCATCGACAGCTACCTCAAGGAACTCGAGGCAGCCTCCGGCGGTACCGAGGTGCAGGGACAGCTGGTCGAACTCGCTGTCTCTGGCACGCAGGCCCCTGCGAGCCGCCTCGATAACGCCGAGGGCTACAAGCGCGTTCGTTTGGATTTCAGTTATCGCCAGCTCGCGACCTGGAACCGGGTATGGGAGACACCGCTCGAATTGGCGCAGCTGCAATGGCCGGGCAACCCTGCTTCGGTGCTCGCGCGCTCGGAAACCTGCAAACGCTCAGCTGGAGCCAACTCGGTGCCGGAGAGCAACCAGACACCGCCAGTGACCGGCGAGCAGCCAGCCGCGGAACTCGCCGCGCCTGACGGCGGCGGGCAAAGCCCAGCGCGGGTCGCTACCAGCGACTGCCTGCCCGCCGGCGATGCCTATGGCCTCGTCTTCAATCCGTTTGATGGCGACAACATCGTCACCGAGACCAGGGCGCGGCTGGCGCTCAAAACCATGAGCGCCTACGTTCTACCGTTTCTGTACGGGCTGCTCGGCACCTGCGTATTCATTCTGCGCAATCTCGGCGAAGGCATCCGGTCCTACTCTTTCTCCAGCGATGTCGGCTACCGCGTGCGACTTCCGCTCGGGGCGCTGGCGGGCGTGGCCATGGCCTCGATCATGTCTCCCGAGTCGATGCCTTCAGCCTTGCGGTCGCTGCCTTCGATCACGCTCGCGTTCGTGGCCGGATACAGCGTCGAGATCTGGTTCGCGATGATGGACCGCGTCATCGGCGCGTTTTCCAACACCGATCAGACTGCTGTGAAGTCCAAGTAACGCCCGCGACTGTACTGAAGACAGGAGGTAGAAGATGGCGCGAAGCAAATGGCTGGCAGTTCTCACACTGGCGGCGATGCTCGGGGCTACTGCCGTCATGGTGTCGGCGGAATGCACGGCAGAAATGAAGGCAAAGATGCGAAGAGGAAAGATGTCCGCGGCAGAGATCGAAGCAGCGTGCGGCGCTGATGACGACGACGGCGAGGAGCCGGTGAGAAAGCACCGCAAACCGCGCCGCGCGGCGCGCGACGAAGATGCCGATTGGCCTGATGAGCCCAGTTACCGCCACCCAGGACAGCAGGGGCAAGCCGTGGCCAGTACATGCATCACCTCTGTCGGCTCTTGCCCGATGGTGGTCGCGGGACCGGCAGGCTACCCCTGCACCTGCGTGACGCCGTTCGGGCCGGTGTACGGAACCGCGCGGTGACGGCACGGCGCCTCGCGCAACGCGGGCTCGGGCTCGCGAT from Deltaproteobacteria bacterium encodes the following:
- a CDS encoding acyl-CoA/acyl-ACP dehydrogenase, with amino-acid sequence MDFGFSAEQDMLRQSARQFLEGECAMTYVRKMMDEERGYSEEPWQKMAGLGWQGLIIPEEFGGSGLTMVDLIVVLEEMGRVVMPGPFYATVMLGAIPLLLGGSKAQQRKYLPGIADGSLKATLAQVEESGRWDAGGIVLPATKTDNGYTLNGTKLFVHDAHNADLLVVPARTAGKGEKGITLFLVDAKAPGVSISVLKTMDQTRKLCEVTFNNAGVGKDAVLGRVGAGWPLLDRISDRAKVALCAEMCGGAQRVLELSVDYAKVREQFGKPIGSFQAIQHKCANMMVQVESSKSATYYAAWAVANDVPEAHLAACMAKAYCSDAYRLVSGEGIQIHGGIGFTWEHDMHLYFKRAKGSEVTYGDATWNRELVAQVVLDQPQVAASS
- a CDS encoding alpha/beta hydrolase, encoding MAAIALAYREWGNRSLPAVLLVHGLAGCGRIWEPLAEGLADLVHVVAPDLRGHGGSPCPGTYTAEAYLEDLEALVAELGVNSLALVGHSFGGLLCAGYAVRHPERTRALVSIDINIPPPAWQTEHLREAGSKPHPVFATRGEAEAYLRKNLAPASSNQVMNALAEALLARVTNGTTGFTLNFDRETLCQAAPLEVAGQLDRLTCPTLFLRGSESAVMDRAAAIALLSRLPHSRLVQIPRAGHHVFLDNPAATVQEVRRFLTETQRAR